The Alistipes finegoldii DSM 17242 DNA segment ACCGCCCGGTTCCGACCCGGCCCCGAAACGATAATTCCGCCGCACCGCGGCGCCAAGTCCCCATAACTTCATACAACTAACAGATATGTTCGACAAATTTTCCGAACGCCACATCGGCGTCAGCAACGAAAAGGAGCTCAAAGCCATGCTCGAAACGATCGGCGTCAAGTCGGTCGACGAGCTGATCTCGCAGGTCATTCCGCACTCCATCCGGCTCAAGAAACCGCTCGCGCTGCCCGCGGAGGGCATGAGCGAGTACGAATTCGCAGGCCACATCCGCGCGCTGGCCGAGCGCAACCGCTGCCTGCGGTCGTTCATCGGCATGGGCTACTACCCCTGCGCGGTTCCCGCCGCCGTCACGCGCAACGTCTTCGAGAATCCCGCGTGGTACACCTCCTATACGCCCTATCAGGCCGAGATTTCGCAGGGCCGTCTCGAAGCGCTGCTGAACTTCCAGACCGCCGTGATCTCGCTCACGGGCATGGAGATCGGCAACTGCTCGCTGCTGGACGAGGCCACCGCCGCCGCCGAAGCGATGCTGATGATGTTCGCCCTGCGCTCGCGCGAAGCCGTCAAGGAGGGCCGCAACCAGCTCTTCGTCGACCGCAACATCTTCCCGCAGACGCTCGACGTGCTGCTCACCCGCAGCGAACCCTTCGGCATCGAACTGATCGTCGACGAATACGACGAATACAGCTTCACGGGCAAGGAGTTCGGCGCCATCGTCCAGTATCCGGCCGCCAACGGCGCCGTGCGCGACTACGCGGACTTCACGGCCGCCGCCCACGCCAAGGGCGCGCTGGTCACGGCCGTCGCCGACCTGCTGGCGCTGGCGCTTCTGAAAGCCCCCGGCGAATGGGGCGCCGACATCGCCGTCGGCTCGACCCAGCGTCTGGGCACCCCGATGGGGCTGGGCGGTCCGAGCGCGGGCTACATGACCACGCGCGAAGCCTTCAAGCGCAACATGCCGGGCCGCATCATCGGCGTCTCGGTGGACCGTCTGGGCAACCGGGCGCTGCGCATGGCGCTCCAGATGCGCGAACAGCACATCAAGCGCGAGCGCGCCACGTCGAACATCTGCACCGCCTCGGCGCTGATGGCCTCGATGGTGGGCTTCTACTGCGTCTACAACGGTCCCGAAGGGCTGAAGCGCGCCGCCGACACGGCCCATCTGGCCGCCGCGACGGTTGCCAAGGCGCTCGAAGCGATGGACTACAAACTCGCCGCAACGGCCTATTTCGACACGCTCGAAGTCGCCGCCGAAGCCGCCGTCGTACAGTCGCTGGCGCTCGAAAGCGGCATCAACTTCTTCTACCCGACCGAAGGTTCGGTGCGCATGTCGTTCGACGAAGTCACGACTCCGGAGGAGATCGCCGAGGTCATCCGCATCTTCGCCGCCGCCAAAGGCAAGAAAGCCAAGGCCGTAAAGCCCGTCACCGAAAGCAACGTCCCGGCCGGCCTGCGCCGCCGTTCGGCCTACCTGACCGAACCGGTCTTCAACGCCTACCGTTCGGAAAGCGCCCTGATGCGCTACATCAAACAGCTGGAACTGCGCGACATATCGCTGGCCAACTCGATGATCTCTTTAGGTTCGTGCACCATGAAGCTCAACGCCGCGGCGCTCATGCAGCCCCTTTCGCTGGCCGGCTTCCAGAACATGCACCCCTTCGCCCCGGCGGATCAGGCCGAGGGTTACATGCAGTTGATCACGGAGTTGGAAAACGATCTGGCGACGATCACGGGCTTCGCGGCCTCGTCGCTGCAGCCCAATTCGGGCGCGGCGGGCGAGTACACGGGGCTGATGGTGATCCGCGCCTACCACCAGAGCCGCGGACAGGGCTACCGCAACGTTGTGCTGATCCCGGCATCGGCCCACGGCACCAACCCAGCGTCGGCCGCCATGGCGGGCATGAAGATCGTCACCGTGGCGTGCGACGCCAACGGCAACATCGACGTGGAGGACCTCGAAGTCAAGGCCAAGGAGTACAGTTCGGAGTTGTGCGGCCTGATGGTGACCTATCCCTCGACGCACGGGGTGTTCGAAAGCCGCATCCGCGAAATCGTGGACGCCGTACACGACGCGGGCGGACAGGTCTACATGGACGGCGCCAATATGAACGCACAGGTGGGCCTGACCAATCCGGGCTACATCGGCGCCGACGTCTGCCACCTCAACCTGCACAAGACCTTCGCCATGCCCCACGGCGGCGGCGGTCCGGGCGTGGGTCCGATCTGCGTCGCCGAGCACCTCAAAGCCTTCCTCCCCTCGCATTCGGTTATGGCGACGGGCGGCGACGAAGGCATCACCGCCGTGGCATCGGCTCCTTGGGGCTCCGCACTGCTGCTGCCCATAACCTACGGTTATATCAAGATGCTGGGTGAAGCCGGACTGCGCCGCGCCACGGAAATGGCAATCGTCAACGCCAACTACATGTCCGCCGCGCTCGCATCGGAGTTCAGGACCTACTATTCGGGCGAGACGGGCCGCGTGGGTCACGAGATGATCCTCGACCTGACCAACTTCAAGAAGGACTACAACATCGACTGCGGCGACATCGCCCACCGGCTGATGGACTACGGATTCCATGCCCCGACGCTCTCGTTCCCCGTGCACGAGACGCTGATGGTCGAGCCGACCGAATCGGAGCCGAAAGCCGAAATGGACCGCTTCATCGAAGCCCTCGTGTCGATCAAGCGCGAATGCGAAGCGGCCGTCGGACAGCCCGACAACGTGGTGGTCAATGCGCCCCACACGGCCGTGGAGATCGCGGGCGAGTGGCCGCATCCCTACACCCGTCAGCAGGCGGTCTTCCCGCTCGAATGGGTGCGCCAAGCGAAGTTCTTCCCCTATGTTTCGAAGATCGACGCCGGCTACGGAGACCGCAACCTCTGCTGCAGGAATTGCGAATAAATCGTGAAAGCCGCGATTATTAAGGAATTATATGTAACTTTGCAGCCCGTACGGCGCGGATTCCGCCGCTGACGGAGCCGCCGGCCGGTTCGAAAGAACGGTCCCGGCGGCAGGCGCCGCAGCGCTGCAAGCCAACGTCCGGATTCCGGCAGGCGCGTTTTTTGCCGTATGCGGAAGTAACCGCATGCAGAAAACAAGCCGTGCAGAAGCGGACAAGCCCCCAAAGGCAGGCGGAGCGCGGAAACGCTCCGCGAGCCAAGCCCCGCCGGAGGGAAATGCCGGGCGGGAACGCAGACCGGGAATAACAGGCGGTAGCGCAGACCCAAACGCCGGGCGGAAATGCCGGACGGAAACGCGGAGAAGGGCCGCAAGGCAGAAACGCCGGCAAAAACGGACAAGCCCCCAAAGGCAGACGGAGCGCGGAAACGTTCCGCGAGCCAAGCACCGCCGGAGGGAATGCCGGGCGGAAATCCGGGCGGCAACGCAGACCGGGAACAACGGGCGGAAATACCCGGCGGGAACAACGAAAACGAAAAAAACATTTTTTAACGAATTATTATGAAAGTAGAACAGAACAAAATGGTCGGCGTGGACTACAAGCTCACCGTCGACGGACAGATCGCAGACCAGTCGCGTCCGGGCCAGCCGCTCGAATTTATCTTCGGAACAGGCATGCTGCTCCCCAAATTCGAAGAGGCGATTCTGGGCAAGGAGGTCGGCGAAGCCGTCTCGTTTACCCTTGAGCCGAAGGACGGTTACGGCGAACTGATCGCCGACGCCGTGGTAGACCTGCCCAAAAACATATTCATGGTGGACGGCAAACTCGCCGAGGACATCCTCTTCGTGGGTTCGCAGGTTCCGATGAGCGACAATCAGGGCAACCGCATGATGGGCATCGTCAAGGAGGTCGGCGAGGAGACCGTGAAGATGGACTTCAACCACCCGATGGCCGGCAAGACGCTCAACTTCGACGTCGAGATCGTATCGGTGCGCGACGTAACGCCCGAAGACCTGCAGGGCGGCTGCTCGTGCGGAGACTGCGGAGACGACTGCGGCGGCGGTTGCGACCACGAAAAAGGGCACTGCGACTGCCACTGACAGAAAAGCGGGACTTGCAGAAGCCCCGCTTTTTTTAAAACCCCGAAACCGACTCTGCCATGACCCAGACCGAACTGCTGAAAATGATCGGCAGCGGCGCCGTACGAGACCTCGACCTGACGGGCCGCGAATTGAAGAACATCGATTTCAAAGGCTGCCGTGTGGAAAACGTGACATTCGACGAATGCACGCTCACGGAGTGCAATTTCGACGGCTGCGGGATGGAGCGCGTCTCCTTCCGCAAGGCCGTGCTGCGCAACTGCCGTTTCCGCAGGGCGAAGATCGCATGGAGCGACTTCCGCTACTGCGAGATCGAAAGGGCCACTTTCGAAGAGGCCGAAATCCGGTTCTGCGACCTTTACCGCGCCATGCTCACCGGAATCGTCATCATGCGCAAGGCTCGGATCGGAGAGACGAGCCTCTACTACGCCTACTTCGGCGAAGGGGTGAACATACGCCGCGAAAACATCGCCGACGGCAGGCTGCTCCAGCAGGACCTCGACGCCTACAGGCGGTTTCTGATCGAATGGAACACCTCCGGCACGGGAGTCCGCCGGAACGACCGCGCCGAGCAGTCGGCGTGGAGCCCCGATGCAGCGCTGCACGCTGGTGGACATGCTCAACGTCGTCCAGACGACGATCGGCATCCTGCTCACGGGCATCTTCGGCTTCATCCTCGGCAACAAGATACGCAATCAGTAAAGCCGTGTTCACACTGCGCCAATACCTGACCACGCTGGCCGATACGCACGGCCTCACCCGGACGCTGGGCGAGATCGAGGTGTGCCGCGACGGAAAGGGGCGCATATGCTACTCGGCAGGCAACAGCGCCGTCGTATTCCGCATCCGCTGCGAAGGCCGCGTCCGCTCGCTGCGCTGTTACATGCACCATCCGCGCCATCTGGCGGAAATCTACGGCGAGAAACTGCTGCCGCAGGAGCTTTTCATCTACACCTCGCCCGCAGGCGGCGTCTGGGTGGATGTGGTGCTGAGCGACTGGATCGAAGGCGTGACGCTTCACGAAGCGGTCGCCGCAGCCGCCGAGGCGGGCGACACGGCGCGACTGAGGAGATTCGCCGCCGCATTCGACCGCATGGCCGCGGCGCTCACGGCGGACGACTGGGCGCACGGCGACCTGAAACCCGAAAACATCGTCGCGGACAACCGGGGACGGCTCCACCTGATCGATTTCGACGCCATGTTTCTGCCCGCCTTCGCAGGTCGGCACAGCCCGGAGCTGGGCACGGCGGCTTTCCAGCATCCCGCGCGCACGGTGCGGGATTTCGACGCTTCGCTCGACGACTATCCGGCGGCCCTGATCTCCACGGCGCTGCATGCGCTGGCGCTCGACCCGACGCTGTACGCCCGCTATTCCGATGCCGACGGGCTGCTCTTCACGCCGCAGAAGATCGGGACCGACGCGGCGCTCTGCGAGGTGCTCGCGCTCTTCGAGCGCAGGGGACTCGCGGCGCAGTACCGGATTGCACGGTTGCTCCGTTCGCCTTCGCTCCGGCTGCCGGGACTGCCGCAACTGCTCGCACTGGCGGCGGAAACAACGGAAACGGATGAAATAACGGGACCTGAGGAAACGAAGAATGCAGTGAATACGGCAACGACAGGGACAACCGGAACCGGGGAAACAGCCGGAACAACAGGCCCAAAGCGGGCAATGGGAGCGGAAGAAACGGCAGGCGGAAATTCCGGCTCGGCAGAAGGCCCAGCGGGCGACTCGGCAGACGGCACAACAGAGGACCCAACGGACGGCGCCGTCGCCGAAGCGGCCGAGCTTTTCGTCGAAAACGGCCTGTGGGGCTACCGCACGCCGGAACAGGTCGTCGTGCCGCCGCTCTACGACTGCGGATTCGACTTCACCGAAGGGCTGGCGGCGGTACGGCTCGGAGCGACATGGCACTATATCGACGGCGCGGGCCGGACCCGGATCAGCTGTCCGGGGTGCGAAGCCGTGAAGCCGTTCCGCAACGGACGCGCCCCGGTCGTCCGCGGCGGAAGGCGGCTGGAGATCGACCGGGAGGGCCGCGAGTTTGATATTTAGCCTTAAATCGTTATATTTGCATTTGCTTAATACGACACCGATGCCTCAACTCAGATATATGACTCCGGCGGAGATTTCCGCCGCCGAATCCCTCGGATCTTCGGCCGAAGCATGGTCGCAGGTGAGGGTCTCCGAAGATTTCACGCCCTTCCAACTGCTGCAAAGCCATCTGGAGGGGACGGTCGAGATCGGCTCCGGCGCGCGCATCATCCGATCGCGCGTATGCAACTACCGGATCGGCGAGGGCGCGCTCATAGAGGGCGTCACGGCTCTCGAATGCCGCCGCCGGAGCACGTTCGGCAACGGCGTGGGCGTAGCGACGATGAACGAGTGCGGGGGCCGCACGGTCAGGATATTCGACCGGATGTCGGCGCAGATAGCCTATCTGATGGCCGTCTACCGCCACCGGCCGCAGACCGTTGCAGCGCTGGAGCGCATGGTGGAGGCCTATGCCGAAGCGGGTGCGTCGGAGATGGGCAGCGTAGGCCGCAACACCCGCATCGTAGGCGCGAAATTCATCCGCGAAGTCCGCATCGGCGACGAAGTGTGCATCGACGGGGCCTCGATGCTCGAAAACGGCACCGTCTGCGACGGGGCGCATATCGGCGTGGACGTCAAGGCCTACGACTTCATCGCCGCCGAGAAGGCGCACATCGACAACGGGTCGATCGTCGAACGCTGCTTCGTGGGCGAGAGCTGCCGGCTGGACAAGGCCTTCACGGCAGCCGAGTCGCTCTTTTTCGCAAACTCGCACTGCGAAAACGGGGAGGCGGCCTCGATCTTCGCGGGTCCCTACACCGTCTCGCACCACAAATCGTCGCTGCTGATCGCCGGCATGTTCTCGTTCTTCAACGCCGGGAGCGGCTCCAACCAGAGCAACCACCTCTTCAAGAGCGGCGCCGTACACCAGTCGGTGCATCTGCGCGGCTGCAAGTTCGCCAGCGGGGCCTACATCATGTCGCCGGCGCTCGAAGGGGCCTTCACGATGATCATGGGACACCACTCGTACCACCACGACACGTCGGCGTTTCCCTACTCCTACCTGATCGAGAAGGAGGGCCGCACGACGCTCATGCCGGGCGCGAACCTCACCAGCTACGGCGCCGTGCGCGACATCGAGAAGTGGCCGGCGCGCGACCGCCGCGAACGCAAACGCGACGTCATCAACTTCGAAGAATACAACCCTTACATAACCGAAGCGATGCTCAGGGCCGTGGACACGCTCCACACGCTGGCCGAAGAGGACCCCGACGCGCCGTCGTACGTCTACCGCAAGGCGGTCATCCGCGCCGCGGCCCTCAAACGGGGCATCGGACTTTACAACAAATTCGTCGTCGCGGCGCTGGGCGCCATGCTCGACCGCGGCGAATCGGCCTCACGCTACGACGGCAGTGGCCGCTGGCTCGACGTGGCGGGGCAGTACGTCACCAAACGCGAGGTCGAAGCGATCCTCGACGCCGTGGACCGCGGCGAGCTGACAACGCCCGAAGAGGTGGACAACCGTTTCAGGGTCTTTTTCGTGCATTACGACGACTACGCCCACAGCTGGGCCGAAGGGATTTACGCCTCGCTGCTGGGGCGCGTGCCCACCGCGGCAGAGATCGGCGACGCGATCGAGGCGGGGCGCAACGCAAGGGAGGCGATGCGCCGCACGACCGACGCCGACCGCGAGCGCGACTGTTCGCTCGACATGGCCGTCAGCTACGGTCTGGACAGCGACGACGAGCGCGAAGTACGCGACGACTATTACTCGGTCCGGGGATTAAAATAGACGCAACATGTATACACAAAGCATCACACGCAACCACCGCACGGCATTCATACTGGCCATAGACTGTTCGGGATCGATGGCCGAAAGCATCCTCTTCCGGGGACGCAGGCTCACCAAGGCCGAGGCGGTGGCAGGCATCACCAACGACCTGCTCTTCGAGCTGGTAGAACGCGCCCGCCGCAGCGACGGCATACGCGACTATTACGACATCGCCGTGATCGGCTATTCGGGCGACGACGAGGTGCGCTCGCTGCTGCCCGACGGCGAAGAGCTGGTGCCGGTGAGCGCCCTCGCGGCGCGGGAGATGCCGGTGCGTACGGAGGTGATCGAACACCGTCTTCCCGACGGCAGCATCGCCCTGCGCGAGATTCCCGCACCGTCGTGGATCGAGTCGCAGGCGGCAGGACAGACGCCCATGTGCGAAGCGCTGCGCCGGGTGCGCGACATCGCCGCCGAATGGACCGCACGCGCGGCCAACGCCGAGAGTTTCCCGCCCGTGGTGTTCAACATCACCGACGGCGAGGCGACCGACTGCGACGACGAGGAGCTGCGTGCGGTATGCAACCAGATCAAGGCGCTGGAGACCGCCGACGGCAACGTGCTGCTGATAAACATCCACATCGCCGCAGGCGACGCCGGGCGGCACGTATTCTTTCCCGAAGCCCACGAAGCCAACTACACGAACCGCTATGCGGCGCTGCTGTACGACTGTTCGAGCGAAATGCCGGCGGTATTCAACGAAGCCATACGCGAAGCCAAAGGCCCCGGCGCGGTGCCCCCGTTCCGGGGCATGAGCTACAACGCATCGGCGGCCCAGCTGGTCACCATGCTCAACATAGGTTCCATCAGCGTCAAAACCGAATAGCCATGACAGCGACCATCCAACACTTCACCCGTGCGCTGCTGACGCCCGACCTGTCGCTGGCGACGCTCTCCGACGCCCGCGCCGTCACCGACTGCAACGGCATGCCGCGCATGGTACGCACCACGCGGTTCGCCGAAGCCGAAATCGAATGGCGCGGCGAGCGGTGGCTCGCCGCCATGCCCCTGACGCCTGCAGCACTGCCCCGCATCGAACGCACGGCTTCGGTCCTGCGGCG contains these protein-coding regions:
- the gcvP gene encoding aminomethyl-transferring glycine dehydrogenase yields the protein MFDKFSERHIGVSNEKELKAMLETIGVKSVDELISQVIPHSIRLKKPLALPAEGMSEYEFAGHIRALAERNRCLRSFIGMGYYPCAVPAAVTRNVFENPAWYTSYTPYQAEISQGRLEALLNFQTAVISLTGMEIGNCSLLDEATAAAEAMLMMFALRSREAVKEGRNQLFVDRNIFPQTLDVLLTRSEPFGIELIVDEYDEYSFTGKEFGAIVQYPAANGAVRDYADFTAAAHAKGALVTAVADLLALALLKAPGEWGADIAVGSTQRLGTPMGLGGPSAGYMTTREAFKRNMPGRIIGVSVDRLGNRALRMALQMREQHIKRERATSNICTASALMASMVGFYCVYNGPEGLKRAADTAHLAAATVAKALEAMDYKLAATAYFDTLEVAAEAAVVQSLALESGINFFYPTEGSVRMSFDEVTTPEEIAEVIRIFAAAKGKKAKAVKPVTESNVPAGLRRRSAYLTEPVFNAYRSESALMRYIKQLELRDISLANSMISLGSCTMKLNAAALMQPLSLAGFQNMHPFAPADQAEGYMQLITELENDLATITGFAASSLQPNSGAAGEYTGLMVIRAYHQSRGQGYRNVVLIPASAHGTNPASAAMAGMKIVTVACDANGNIDVEDLEVKAKEYSSELCGLMVTYPSTHGVFESRIREIVDAVHDAGGQVYMDGANMNAQVGLTNPGYIGADVCHLNLHKTFAMPHGGGGPGVGPICVAEHLKAFLPSHSVMATGGDEGITAVASAPWGSALLLPITYGYIKMLGEAGLRRATEMAIVNANYMSAALASEFRTYYSGETGRVGHEMILDLTNFKKDYNIDCGDIAHRLMDYGFHAPTLSFPVHETLMVEPTESEPKAEMDRFIEALVSIKRECEAAVGQPDNVVVNAPHTAVEIAGEWPHPYTRQQAVFPLEWVRQAKFFPYVSKIDAGYGDRNLCCRNCE
- a CDS encoding FKBP-type peptidyl-prolyl cis-trans isomerase, translating into MKVEQNKMVGVDYKLTVDGQIADQSRPGQPLEFIFGTGMLLPKFEEAILGKEVGEAVSFTLEPKDGYGELIADAVVDLPKNIFMVDGKLAEDILFVGSQVPMSDNQGNRMMGIVKEVGEETVKMDFNHPMAGKTLNFDVEIVSVRDVTPEDLQGGCSCGDCGDDCGGGCDHEKGHCDCH
- a CDS encoding pentapeptide repeat-containing protein; the protein is MTQTELLKMIGSGAVRDLDLTGRELKNIDFKGCRVENVTFDECTLTECNFDGCGMERVSFRKAVLRNCRFRRAKIAWSDFRYCEIERATFEEAEIRFCDLYRAMLTGIVIMRKARIGETSLYYAYFGEGVNIRRENIADGRLLQQDLDAYRRFLIEWNTSGTGVRRNDRAEQSAWSPDAALHAGGHAQRRPDDDRHPAHGHLRLHPRQQDTQSVKPCSHCANT
- a CDS encoding WG repeat-containing protein; this translates as MFTLRQYLTTLADTHGLTRTLGEIEVCRDGKGRICYSAGNSAVVFRIRCEGRVRSLRCYMHHPRHLAEIYGEKLLPQELFIYTSPAGGVWVDVVLSDWIEGVTLHEAVAAAAEAGDTARLRRFAAAFDRMAAALTADDWAHGDLKPENIVADNRGRLHLIDFDAMFLPAFAGRHSPELGTAAFQHPARTVRDFDASLDDYPAALISTALHALALDPTLYARYSDADGLLFTPQKIGTDAALCEVLALFERRGLAAQYRIARLLRSPSLRLPGLPQLLALAAETTETDEITGPEETKNAVNTATTGTTGTGETAGTTGPKRAMGAEETAGGNSGSAEGPAGDSADGTTEDPTDGAVAEAAELFVENGLWGYRTPEQVVVPPLYDCGFDFTEGLAAVRLGATWHYIDGAGRTRISCPGCEAVKPFRNGRAPVVRGGRRLEIDREGREFDI
- a CDS encoding DUF4954 family protein, with the protein product MPQLRYMTPAEISAAESLGSSAEAWSQVRVSEDFTPFQLLQSHLEGTVEIGSGARIIRSRVCNYRIGEGALIEGVTALECRRRSTFGNGVGVATMNECGGRTVRIFDRMSAQIAYLMAVYRHRPQTVAALERMVEAYAEAGASEMGSVGRNTRIVGAKFIREVRIGDEVCIDGASMLENGTVCDGAHIGVDVKAYDFIAAEKAHIDNGSIVERCFVGESCRLDKAFTAAESLFFANSHCENGEAASIFAGPYTVSHHKSSLLIAGMFSFFNAGSGSNQSNHLFKSGAVHQSVHLRGCKFASGAYIMSPALEGAFTMIMGHHSYHHDTSAFPYSYLIEKEGRTTLMPGANLTSYGAVRDIEKWPARDRRERKRDVINFEEYNPYITEAMLRAVDTLHTLAEEDPDAPSYVYRKAVIRAAALKRGIGLYNKFVVAALGAMLDRGESASRYDGSGRWLDVAGQYVTKREVEAILDAVDRGELTTPEEVDNRFRVFFVHYDDYAHSWAEGIYASLLGRVPTAAEIGDAIEAGRNAREAMRRTTDADRERDCSLDMAVSYGLDSDDEREVRDDYYSVRGLK
- a CDS encoding vWA domain-containing protein; protein product: MYTQSITRNHRTAFILAIDCSGSMAESILFRGRRLTKAEAVAGITNDLLFELVERARRSDGIRDYYDIAVIGYSGDDEVRSLLPDGEELVPVSALAAREMPVRTEVIEHRLPDGSIALREIPAPSWIESQAAGQTPMCEALRRVRDIAAEWTARAANAESFPPVVFNITDGEATDCDDEELRAVCNQIKALETADGNVLLINIHIAAGDAGRHVFFPEAHEANYTNRYAALLYDCSSEMPAVFNEAIREAKGPGAVPPFRGMSYNASAAQLVTMLNIGSISVKTE